In Candidatus Chlorohelix allophototropha, one DNA window encodes the following:
- a CDS encoding PfaB family protein — MQPTNLGITGLAASLPDFKELDDFDRAIFDGLCPTISPDSLNPPLAGQVVKQALTQSGIALSSKISILFLTASNTALTLPGFTSVAISNVATLSIALETASQLLQTGAAQAVVLVASSKEAAAALVIEQSNAREYAKIEGWGNSGNTTQACRDACNSAGIQTNQIEYLEVAAGSEASSNVALNAAFGVTERAFTCGLGSLPGASSLLAQLLGLIKVTLSLHHRYIPANPSFPSDTDSWTNPAFYRAEESRPWFLESGVKRRVAALSGTQGQESYLVLLSADANRPAPQNRYLTRLPLYFCPFAGENVSALLGQLQALKSLLASSANLANLARQCFQKYRQNSNAAYALVLVGQNREELTTDLDNALENLEKSFAKGKEWKTTRGSYCTPNPLGKKGKVAFVYPGAFNSFHGLGQNLFHLFPGLQDSFGALTSNPGLALGEKKLYPRSLETLGKAQIETLEKELEADSQTLIESGASFAILFTMIMRDYFKVRPQTAFGYSMGETSMFWALGVWTGGDKGLDAFHQSPLFQTRLTGPKDAIREQWQIKGDRTDDTFWSNYYLLTPLEKISAGLEGENRVYLTHINTPEEGLIAGDSEACRRVIAKIKAHNLKSPSSFVLHCEPTASEYNELLQLHSHPTRQVEGVTFYSAANYAPVKLDSAEIAQSVARMVCNPLDFPRLVSRVYEDGARLFVELGPGSTCSRWIGKILGKKEHARLNISQKGTSDHTSLLKLLAQLVSHLVDLDLSPLYEQKQETNNLHQQLDRLSRNNTSIAETQRALLNSRREGLEQLGGLISLQLKLLQDARNAGTLSAVVEKPRASVATITRPALFDETKIEEFATGSAAKCFGAEYNIYEGRRLSRIPNGDLKFMSRVTEITGEKKDFDNPSSITVEYDVPDAPWFYQQNAAPYIPYCVVMEIALQPCGFLSAYKGSALMFPDTDLYFRNLDGTAELVQNLDVRGKTVTTHATLLATSAFDGTIIQRFRFESSCDGQTYYRGESAFGFFSREVMANQVGLDGGKEVFPWLNQQPATVLDLRTQPEWFIGNASKPNFRLSGGQLDFLDEIKIVSNGGKHGKGYIFANRKINPADWFYTCHFYQDPVMPGSLGVEAILEAMQAYALQQNLGAGFRAPRFTLVPGSNTTWKYRGQLGPQNELLRLEVHITGIVENQGQVTITADASLWKDKLRIYEIKQLALNIIEA; from the coding sequence GAGTAACACAGCCCTAACGCTTCCCGGTTTTACAAGCGTGGCAATTTCCAATGTTGCTACCCTCTCAATAGCGCTTGAGACAGCCTCCCAATTGCTTCAAACCGGAGCGGCGCAAGCCGTTGTGCTGGTAGCAAGCAGCAAGGAAGCCGCTGCCGCGTTGGTTATTGAGCAAAGCAATGCGCGGGAATACGCCAAAATCGAAGGGTGGGGGAATTCCGGTAATACCACACAAGCCTGCCGGGATGCTTGTAATTCAGCTGGAATACAGACCAATCAAATCGAGTATCTGGAAGTAGCTGCCGGAAGCGAAGCAAGTTCAAATGTGGCATTGAACGCAGCGTTCGGCGTAACCGAACGAGCGTTCACTTGTGGACTGGGTAGCTTACCCGGTGCGTCCTCATTGCTGGCACAACTGCTCGGACTCATCAAAGTTACTTTAAGCCTTCACCATCGCTATATTCCTGCCAACCCTTCTTTCCCGTCTGATACCGATTCTTGGACAAATCCAGCTTTCTATCGAGCGGAAGAATCGCGCCCATGGTTTTTGGAAAGTGGCGTAAAGCGGCGCGTAGCAGCTTTGAGCGGCACACAAGGTCAGGAAAGCTATCTCGTGCTACTTTCGGCGGATGCTAACCGCCCTGCTCCACAAAACCGCTATCTAACCCGCCTTCCTCTCTATTTTTGCCCGTTCGCGGGGGAGAATGTGTCGGCTTTATTGGGGCAACTTCAAGCCCTTAAATCGTTGCTGGCATCAAGCGCAAACCTCGCAAATCTGGCGCGCCAATGCTTCCAGAAGTATCGGCAAAATTCTAATGCCGCTTACGCGCTGGTATTGGTGGGGCAGAACCGCGAAGAGCTAACAACAGACCTTGATAACGCGCTAGAGAATCTGGAAAAATCCTTCGCTAAAGGCAAGGAATGGAAAACCACGCGCGGCAGCTATTGCACGCCAAACCCGTTGGGCAAAAAGGGCAAGGTTGCTTTTGTATATCCCGGCGCATTTAACTCATTTCATGGTTTGGGGCAAAACCTGTTTCACCTGTTTCCGGGCTTACAGGATAGCTTTGGGGCATTAACCTCAAATCCGGGGCTGGCATTGGGCGAAAAGAAGCTCTATCCCCGCAGCCTCGAAACGCTTGGCAAAGCTCAAATCGAGACGCTGGAAAAAGAGCTTGAAGCCGATTCGCAAACGCTGATTGAATCTGGCGCAAGTTTCGCTATTCTGTTCACCATGATTATGCGCGACTATTTCAAGGTGCGCCCCCAAACCGCTTTTGGCTACAGCATGGGCGAAACCAGCATGTTCTGGGCGTTGGGAGTGTGGACTGGCGGCGATAAAGGACTTGATGCTTTCCACCAATCACCTTTGTTCCAAACCCGCCTGACAGGCCCTAAAGACGCAATCCGCGAGCAATGGCAAATCAAGGGCGACAGAACAGATGATACCTTCTGGAGCAATTATTACCTGCTCACACCGCTGGAAAAGATTAGCGCCGGCTTAGAAGGCGAAAATCGGGTTTATCTGACCCATATCAACACACCCGAAGAGGGGTTGATTGCCGGAGATAGCGAAGCTTGCCGCCGAGTTATTGCAAAGATAAAAGCGCACAACCTGAAAAGTCCTTCCAGTTTTGTGCTACATTGCGAACCCACAGCCAGTGAGTATAATGAATTGTTGCAACTGCACTCGCACCCGACCCGGCAAGTTGAGGGCGTAACTTTCTATAGCGCCGCCAATTACGCGCCTGTCAAATTGGACAGCGCGGAGATTGCCCAAAGCGTGGCGCGAATGGTCTGCAATCCTCTAGATTTCCCGCGTCTTGTCTCGCGCGTATATGAGGATGGGGCGCGTCTTTTTGTAGAACTAGGTCCCGGTAGCACCTGTTCTCGCTGGATTGGTAAGATTCTGGGCAAAAAAGAGCATGCCCGTTTGAATATCAGCCAGAAAGGTACTAGCGACCATACCTCGCTACTAAAATTACTGGCACAATTGGTAAGCCATCTGGTGGATTTAGATTTGTCGCCCCTTTACGAACAAAAACAGGAAACGAATAACTTGCATCAGCAGCTTGACCGACTTTCGAGAAATAATACCAGCATTGCTGAAACTCAGCGTGCCTTGCTCAATTCAAGACGAGAAGGGCTTGAACAGCTTGGGGGATTGATTAGCCTGCAACTCAAGCTTTTGCAGGATGCCCGCAACGCCGGAACTTTGAGCGCGGTAGTCGAGAAGCCCCGCGCTTCAGTAGCCACTATCACGCGCCCTGCCTTATTCGATGAAACCAAAATCGAAGAATTTGCCACCGGTTCAGCCGCAAAATGCTTTGGGGCGGAATATAATATTTACGAAGGTCGGCGATTATCGCGCATCCCCAACGGCGATTTGAAATTCATGAGCCGCGTTACCGAAATAACGGGTGAAAAGAAGGATTTTGACAACCCTTCTTCCATCACGGTGGAATACGATGTGCCGGATGCGCCGTGGTTCTACCAACAGAACGCCGCGCCCTATATACCTTATTGCGTGGTGATGGAAATTGCCTTGCAGCCTTGCGGGTTCTTGTCTGCCTACAAGGGCAGCGCGTTAATGTTCCCAGATACCGACCTCTACTTCCGCAATCTGGACGGTACGGCGGAATTGGTTCAAAATCTGGATGTGCGCGGTAAAACCGTTACCACTCACGCCACTCTTTTGGCAACCTCCGCCTTTGATGGCACTATTATTCAGCGTTTCCGCTTTGAGTCAAGCTGCGACGGGCAAACCTATTATCGGGGCGAATCGGCTTTTGGCTTCTTCAGCCGCGAGGTAATGGCGAATCAGGTGGGGTTGGACGGTGGCAAAGAAGTGTTCCCGTGGCTCAACCAACAACCCGCCACCGTGTTGGATTTGCGAACACAGCCAGAATGGTTCATCGGCAACGCCAGCAAGCCCAACTTCAGGCTCTCCGGTGGACAACTGGACTTTCTGGACGAAATTAAAATTGTGTCGAATGGCGGCAAACATGGCAAAGGTTATATTTTCGCCAATCGCAAGATCAACCCGGCGGATTGGTTTTATACCTGCCATTTCTACCAAGACCCGGTTATGCCCGGTTCTTTAGGGGTTGAAGCTATTCTCGAAGCAATGCAAGCCTACGCCCTGCAACAAAATCTGGGGGCTGGTTTCCGCGCCCCACGCTTTACGCTCGTCCCCGGTAGCAATACTACGTGGAAATATAGAGGGCAACTTGGACCTCAAAACGAGCTTTTGAGACTTGAAGTTCACATCACCGGGATTGTAGAAAATCAGGGTCAAGTTACTATTACCGCTGATGCCAGCCTTTGGAAAGATAAACTGCGTATATACGAGATAAAGCAGCTAGCGCTCAATATTATTGAGGCGTGA